The Apium graveolens cultivar Ventura chromosome 6, ASM990537v1, whole genome shotgun sequence genome contains a region encoding:
- the LOC141667648 gene encoding uncharacterized protein LOC141667648 has translation MACSFKYVVLLVVVVAVSATANLSPNISPNYTEICNEVNCGKGVCEARLGSQFGFKCKCDNGWSRTRSNQELDLEFLPCIIPDCSLDYSCMPAAPPVPSFPNNESVFDPCYYAYCGQGTCSKNLTYGQTCNCNPGFSNLLNITAFPCFSECALGSDCERLGINVSRSTSDDDNNKNQATSFLPGNFHWIGIMLITALLAVRN, from the exons atggcCTGTTCCTTCAAATATGTTGTGTTACTAGTGGTTGTTGTAGCTGTATCTGCTACAGCTAATTTGTCTCCGAACATCTCTCCAAATTACA CTGAAATATGCAATGAAGTGAACTGCGGAAAAGGAGTGTGTGAGGCAAGACTAGGTTCTCAATTCGGCTTCAAATGCAAATGTGACAATGGTTGGTCGCGTACCCGTTCTAACCAAGAACTAGACCTTGAATTTCTTCCCTGCATCATTCCTGACT GTTCCCTGGACTATTCTTGCATGCCGGCTGCTCCTCCAGTTCCTTCCTTCCCAAACAACGAATCTGTCTTTGATC CTTGCTACTATGCGTATTGTGGTCAAGGTACATGCTCCAAAAACTTGACATATGGACAAACATGCAACTGCAACCCAGGATTTTCGAACCTCCTAAACATCACAGCCTTCCCCTGCTTCAGCGAAT GTGCCCTTGGATCTGACTGCGAAAGGCTAGGGATTAATGTTTCAAGATCAACGTCAGACGATGACAATAATAAAAATCAAG CAACTTCTTTTCTACCGGGGAATTTTCACTGGATAGGAATAATGCTAATCACTGCTTTATTGGCTGTGCGAAATTAG